A genomic window from Astatotilapia calliptera chromosome 12, fAstCal1.2, whole genome shotgun sequence includes:
- the wu:fa19b12 gene encoding uncharacterized protein C9orf40 homolog, with the protein MAKRRAEDTLLHNSPSKRCFRSLYAVDIQAESMAPSGGVSPPSLLALLGTRCRKRPQYFDEEETASYRKTSHYDARKRAVNVSAVQTSGSFQDRRSSSVTSSQKRPREGSEEPDTAVPKSNDKADEDANTEDCTYNSFQYWRVPLPELDLSLLEDASAHSKTKDKSKASSSDAMET; encoded by the exons ATGGCAAAGAGGCGCGCCGAGGACACTCTGCTGCACAACTCTCCCTCCAAGAGGTGTTTCCGCTCCCTTTACGCTGTTGACATACAGGCGGAGAGCATGGCTCCGTCCGGGGGCGTGAGCCCGCCGTCCCTCCTGGCTTTGCTGGGGACCCGCTGCAGAAAGAGGCCGCAATATTTCGATGAAGAAGAGACCGCTTCTTATCGCAAGACTTCACACTACGATGCCAGGAAGCGTGCAGTAAATGTTTCGGCGGTGCAGACGTCTGGAAGTTTCCAAGACCGTCGCAGCTCTTCAGTCACGAGCTCCCAGAAACGACCACGAGAGGGCAGCGAGGAGCCAGATACCGCTGTTCCCAAATCTAATGATAAA GCTGATGAGGACGCAAACACTGAAGACTGCACTTACAACTCCTTCCAGTATTGGAGGGTGCCTTTACCTGAGCTTGACCTTTCACTGCTAGAAGATGCAAGCGCccactcaaaaacaaaagacaagtcaAAAGCATCTTCTTCTGACGCCATGGAGACTTGA